The window GTTGACTAACGGGTAACCATTCCCTTCGGAATAGAAATTAACCGTATCCGCCCGGGAACCGGTAAAATAGTTCCAGATAGAGAATTCTCTGAAAGCCTGGTTAAAGGAGCTACCTTTAGTTATCAAGACCGCCTCTGTAGCAGGCAAAACATTGTCTCCTTGAAGTTGACCACATCTTATCCATATGCTTTTAATAACGTCGACCCCGAATTTCTCGGATAAATAAAAAGCCCACACGCAGGCAGCATAGGCGTGATAATACCTGCTCGGATCACCAGGGTCATAGGAAAAAGCTTTTAAGGAGAGCCAGGGGTAATTATAGAAATAAGGAAGATAACTCACATAATCATTAATGCTGTCATAGATTTTATCCTCCATCCAAGTAGCAGTAAGCTCCATCCAGTAAGGATGATATGCCCAGATAGTATCTGACGGCACATATTCCATCTCATTTACATCATATCCGAACTGAACTGCATGAAAGAACTCATGTGCAGTGGTCACTCTGGGGTAATTATTGTAATTCCCGCCGTAAAGGCTATAATCGTTTCTGAGGACTACATAACTGGTAGCTCCAATGTAATCCGGGGGAGCATAATATTCCGGCTGCGAGTAACCCAGGTAACCGTATGCCATCGACTCCAAATAGATGTCGTACCTTCCATCCCCTCCATTGGGCCAGCCAGGGTACCAGCCATCTGATGGCGGAGGATTGTAACCGAGCGTATCAAGCTCTTTAGTCCACACAGAATCCGCTATTCCTCCTATGAAAATGACATACAGCGGGACGCCTGAGGAATCAACCACATGCGATTGATAAACCGAATCAATGGTTGAGGTAACGTAGTGTATCTTGAAATGCCCGCTGGGAGTATTGTAGGTTTTCTCAACAGCAGGGAGAGAGTAGGTCGGTCGTTGAGGCATCAGTAAAGAAAGCTCTTTTTGCGCCTCCGGACTAAGCTCATTTCTGTGTCCGGTAATCCAGACAAAAGCAGGAGTGGCGCAGACCGGATGAAAATCTTGTGGCAAGCTCTTTGGAGCTGAAACTACAGGAGTCAAGACCTCTTTTATTTTTTGAATAAGGTTTTCCTCACCCGGAATCTTTGCCTGAGCGTCGGTGAGGTAAATACCAAATCCGGTAAGAAAAACTGCAATTGTCCAGACAAGCCTCTTCATCCTTGCTCCTTTTAAAATTCGGTTAAATAGATGCGTCCGATTTTACAC is drawn from Candidatus Zixiibacteriota bacterium and contains these coding sequences:
- a CDS encoding DUF6055 domain-containing protein, with protein sequence MKRLVWTIAVFLTGFGIYLTDAQAKIPGEENLIQKIKEVLTPVVSAPKSLPQDFHPVCATPAFVWITGHRNELSPEAQKELSLLMPQRPTYSLPAVEKTYNTPSGHFKIHYVTSTIDSVYQSHVVDSSGVPLYVIFIGGIADSVWTKELDTLGYNPPPSDGWYPGWPNGGDGRYDIYLESMAYGYLGYSQPEYYAPPDYIGATSYVVLRNDYSLYGGNYNNYPRVTTAHEFFHAVQFGYDVNEMEYVPSDTIWAYHPYWMELTATWMEDKIYDSINDYVSYLPYFYNYPWLSLKAFSYDPGDPSRYYHAYAACVWAFYLSEKFGVDVIKSIWIRCGQLQGDNVLPATEAVLITKGSSFNQAFREFSIWNYFTGSRADTVNFYSEGNGYPLVNIYPTQVYYSYPVSVSSVPYPPEVLGTNYVMFIPEVNPGGLSLNFNGSDSAKWKASLIGNSTFLPISFTEFNLDSLQSGNVKIHNWSYYDNIIMIPAVITQTSGSFNYSYQALYDSTLTKVEEQQVQVPNTFSLSQNYPNPFNPSTTIPFTVNSSQFMVHRPIHTTLKIYNILGELVRTLLDEEKMPSDYQVVWDGRDDKGEKVSSGIYFYRLEAGGYAEMKKMVLIK